A region of the Lysobacter sp. K5869 genome:
GCGTTGCCGGCGGTGGCGCTGGCGTTCACGCCCGAGGCGATCGCGCCGGTCGCGGTGGCGCCGTTGTTGGCGTAGTTGCCGCCTTGAACGCCGCCGTCGTTGACGCTGTAGTAATGCGCGGTGCCCGACGAGATCGCCTGATTCAACTGATCCACGTTGACCGCGTCGCCGCCGTTGACGCCGGCGGCGACGTTGGTGATGGTGGTGCCGCCCGCGTTGATGCCGACGTTGGTGATGCTGGGGCCGCCGACGATGCTCAGTCCGTTGTTGGTGATGGTGGTGTTGCCGACCACCACGCTGTTGAAGCTCGGGTTCGGCACCACGCCGACGGTCAGAGTGCCGCTGGCGTCGTCGTAGGCGACGGTGGCGTTGCTGCCGGCGGCCACGGTCAGGGTTTCGCCCGGCGCGATGTTGCCACCGGCGCCGCCGGCGGCGATGTTCCAACCGGCGTTGGCGCTGTTGTTGACCTGAGTCAGCGCGTCCTGGACGTTGGTGTAGGTGTTGCCTCCCACCGACAGGCCGGCGGTCAGCGTATGCGTGACGGGGTTGTAGACCGAGGTGCCGCCCAGCGAAGCCGCGGCGCTGGCGCCGAGCTGGTCCAGGTTGACGCCGAGCGCGCCGACCGCGCGGTTGGTGGCGAACAACTGCGAGCCGTTGATCGCATCGGTCGAGGTATCGGACACGCGCCCCGCCGCGACATGGGTGAGCGTGCGTTCGGCGCCGGCCGCGCCGATGCTGACCGTGCTGGTCGGCGCGATGCCGGCGTAGCCGTAGTTCACCCCGTCGATGGTGTCGCCGGCGGTGGCGACCACGGTCGAGGTGACCGAACCCGCGCCGAGCGCGACATCGCCGGCTTGGGCGCCGGCGACCGCGCCGTTGCCCACCGCGGTGCCGCCGGCGACCGTGGCACTGGCGTTGGTGCCCGCCGCCAGCGCATTGAGGCCGCTGGCGCCGTCGTTGGCGTAGTTGCCGCTGGCGACGCCGTTGTCGTTGACGCTGTAGTAATGCGTGCGCACCGCGTTGGTCGCGTCGGTGAGCTGGCTGACGTTGACCGCGTCGGTCGGCGCCACGCCCGGGGCGAGGTTGCGGATGACCAGGCCGCCGGCATCGATCCCGCCGACGGTGACGCTCGGCCCGCCGTTGATGGTGAGGCCGTTGGTGTTCACCACCGTGTTGCCGGCGGTGACGCTGTCGACGGCGATGTCGTTGGCCAGATCGAAACTGACGTTGTCGCTCGCCGCGGTCTTGCTCACCACGATGTTGCCGTCGGTGTTGTTGAGATCGACCGCCTCGCCGGGCGCGACGTTGCTGGCGTTGGCGCCTTGCGCGCTGAGGTTCCAGCCGGCGTTGGCGGTGGCGGCGACCGCATCGACCGCGCGGTGGGTCGCGTACAGCTGCGAACCGTTGATCGCATCGGTCGAGGTATCGGAAATCCGGCCGGCCGCGACATGGGTGATGGTGCGCTCCGCGCCCGCCGTGCCCACGCCGACCGTACTGGCCGGCGTGGTGCCGGCGAAGGTGTAGGCGGTGCCGGCGATGGTCGCGCCGGTGGTGGCGACCGCGGCTTCGGTGGTCGAGCCCGAACCCAGCGCAACATCGCGCGCGTTGTTGGCCGCCGCGCTGTCGCCGAACGCGACCGCGCCGGCCGCCAACGCGCGGCTGGTGTGGCCGAGCGCGACGCTGCCCTGCCCGACCACGGTGTTCTGGAAACCGATGCCGACCGCGCCGGCCGCCGCGGTGCCGGGCGTGCCGACCGCCTGCCCGCCGCCGCCGACCCGATTGGTGTTGCCCATCGCCACCGAGCCGTTGCCGGTCGCGGTGTTGTCCAAACCTTGCGCGATCGCGCCGTTGCCGGTTGCGGTGTTCGGATCGCCGATGGCGACCGCGCCGTCGCCGTTGGCGACGTTGCCGGAACCGATGGCGACCGCGCGGCCGCCGGTGGCGACGCTCGCCGTGCCGATCGCGACCGCTTCGGCGGCATCGGCGCGGGTGTCGCGGCCGATGGCGAGCGCGTCGGCCGCCGCGGCCGCGGAGCCGCGGCCGATCGCCACCGCATTGGCCGCGGACGCGTTGGCCGAATCGCCCAGGGCGATGCCGGACGGCGCGTTGGCGACCTTCGCCGACGTGCCGATGGCGACGCCGTTGATCGAGGCCGCGTCGACCGCGAGCCCGGTGTTCGCGCCGATCGCCACGCTGCCCTCGGCCGCCGCGGTGATCTGGTTGCCGAGCGCGGTGGCGTTGGCGGCGCTGGCCCGGGTCTGGTTGCCGACGGCCACGCCTTCCGGCCCGCTCGCTTCGGCCTGAGTGCCGACCGCGACGCCGAGGTTGCCGCTGGCCTGGGCCAGCGTGCCCAGCGCCGTGGCGCCGATGCCCGAGGCCAAGGTCTGGGTGCCGACGGCGATGGCGTTGACCGCGTTGGCGACCGCGCTGGTGCCGAGCGAGAGCGAATTGACGCCCGACGCGGTGGAGTTGTTGCCGAACACGAACGCGCCGTCGGCGAGCGCCGAGGAGGTCACGCCGACCGCGGCGGAGTTGTTGCCGGTCGCCACGCTCTGCACGCCCGCGGCCAGGGCGTTGATGCCGGTCGCGCCGTCGTTGTTGTAGTTGCCGGTCGGTGCGCCGGAGTCGTTCACGCTGTAGTAGTGCGTCGGCGTGCTCGCGGCGATGGCGGCGACGGCTTGATTGGTGGCGAACAACTGCGAGCCGTTGACGGCATCGGTGGACGCGCCGTCGAGGCGGCCCGCGGCGACGTTGGTGACGGTGCGCTGATTGCTGCCGCTGCCGACGCTGACGGTGCTGGTCGGGGCGATGCCGGCGAAGTTGTAGGTGGTGCCGCCGATGGTGACGCTCGGCGTGGCGACCGCCGCAGCGGTGGTCGAGCCCGCGCCGAGCGCCACGTCGCCAACGTTGTTGGCGGCGGCCGAATTGCCCAGCGCGAGCGCGGTGTTGGCGTTGGCGGCCGCGCCAGCGCCGAGGGCGGTGGCGTTGGTCCCGTTGGCGCTGCTGATGCGGCCGATGGCGATGGCGCTGCCACCGGTCGCGCTGGCGTTGGAGCCGAGCGCGATGCTTTGGTCGGTGTTGGCCGTGGCCGTGTCGCCGAAGGCCAGCGCGCCGGCCGCGAGCGCGCGGCTGGTGCTGCCCAACGCCACCGCGCCCTGCCCGCTCGCCTGATTCTGATAGCCGATGCCGACCGCGCCCTGCGCCGCCGTGCCGGCCGTGCCGACCGCCTGCCCGCCGCCGCCGACCATATTGGTATTGCCCATCGCCACCGAGCCGTTGCCGGTCGCGGTGTTGTCCAACCCTTGCGCGATCGCGCCGTTGCCGGTGGCGGTGTTCGGATCGCCGATGGCGACCGCGCCGTTGCCGCTGGCGCGATTGCCCGCGCCGACCGCGACCGCGCGGCCGCCGGTCGCGGTCGAACCGGTGCCGATGGCGACCGCGTCGGCGGCGTCGGCGATGGCGCCGGCGCCCAGCGCCATCGCCTGCGTGGCCGAGGCCGCCGCGTTCTGGCCGAGCGCGATCGCGGCTTGCCCGGTGGCCGCGCTCTTGATCCCGATCGCGGTCGCGTGCAGTTGCGAGGCGGTCACGTCGGTGCCGATGGCGATCGCGCCGGGGGCCGTGGCGCCGGTGCCGGCGACGGTGCGCGAGCCGATGTAGACCGAGTTGAGTTCCGAAGCGATGGTCTGGAAGCCGATCGCGACGGCGTTCTGCGCGCTGGCGGCGGCGCTGGTGCCCTGCGCGACCGCGTCGAGCATGGCGGCGTTGGCGCGGTAGCCGACGGCGATGCTGCGCAGGCCGGCGGCGTTGGATTCCGCGCCGAACGCGGTGGCGTAATTGCTGGTGGCGCGGGCGAAGCTGCCGATCGCCGCGGTGTTGCCGGCCGAGGCGGTCACGTCGGTGCCGATGGCGATGGCGCCGCCGCTCAGCGCGCCGGTGCCCGCCGCCGAGCGCGCGCCCAGATAGATCGAATTGATCGCGTTCGAATAGGCCTGGAAGCCCACGGAAATCGAGTTCTGCGCGGCGCTGTGCGCGGCGTAGCCGACCGCCAGGCCGCCGAGCACGTCGGCGTTGGCGATCGAGCCCAACGCGGTCGCGCCGATGCCGGACGCCTTGGCGCCTAAGCCCATGCACGAGGCGGTGCTGTTGTAGAGGTTGTAGGGCGCCGCGTTGCAATCCACCGCCTGCGCCCAGGCCGACGGCGCCCAACCGGTGAGACCCGCCGTCAGCAAGGTCGCGACGATCGCGGCGTGCAGCGCGCGCGCGGTCGCGGCCGGCTTCGCGCCGTGGCCGGACGACTTGCCCTGCGCCGCCGCCAACTCCGAGGCGACCACGAATCGGTTGAGCGAGCGGCTCCACACAACGCTGTAGATCTTGTTCATCACTGGTGTCCTCTCGTGGAGCCGCGAGCGCGGGCGGATGCGGTCGGCGGCGTAGTGGCGCGTAATCGGGGCGCGACGGCGGCCGCGGCGTCGGGCGAAACCGGCGCGCGCGGTCTTTCGTGGCGATTCCGGGCGCGGGCCGGCCCGGGTCGGAGGCCCGTCCCGGTGCGGTCTGCGTCTGCGTTCGGAGCGGCCGCGGCGCTGCGATGGCCGTTGCCGCGCCGTGCGCGATGTCGGGCCGGCGCATGCCGCGGCTGGGGTCGCTCGCGCCGCCCGCGCAGGCACGCGGCGGTCGAGGTCCGAGGCAGGTCGATCCGACGGGTCGATCCGGCGCGGCGCGAACGTCCGGTGTCGTTCGAAAACCGCGCCCGGCGACTCGTCGCGAACACTAGCGAGCGAAAAATTCCATTACACGCACCGCGTTTCACGATTTCTTGCCGGCCCGGGCCGCCGCCGCGCGCGTGTCGCGACGGTGCGGTTATGCGGCGCTCGCGCTTGCGCAAGCCCGCAGAAAGCGGAAAAACACGGGGCGCGAAACCGCGCGCTCGCCAACGGCCTCATGCGCATGCCGGCCGCGAGTCGCGGCCGCGGCGGTCGCGCGGCGCGAATAGTGCGTGCGCGACCTCCCCTTGCCTCACGCTAGGTGAGAAATGCCGAGGCGGCCGCAGGTTGTTTTTGTGGATTTCGACTGCAAGCACGGTGATGAAAATCACGAATCGATACGCAGAGCAGACTGCGCAATTCCAGTCCCGAACCTCGCTGCTAAGCTGTCCACCGATAGTCATCCAGGCAAGGGATCGCCTCCGGATCTGCGCTCGTCCGCCGCGCAAACGGCCGCGGACAGCCACCGGTCCCGGCCGCGGCGCGATCCGGCGACGCGGATCGGCCTCTCCGCCCTTACCGTCCGCATGCGCCGATGACCGTGCCCAAATTGTTTCCGCCCTCCTGGCTCGGCTTCCTCGCTCGGGTCGAGCCGGCCAGCGCCCGCGATCCGCAAGACCGGCGCAACGCG
Encoded here:
- a CDS encoding ESPR-type extended signal peptide-containing protein, encoding MNKIYSVVWSRSLNRFVVASELAAAQGKSSGHGAKPAATARALHAAIVATLLTAGLTGWAPSAWAQAVDCNAAPYNLYNSTASCMGLGAKASGIGATALGSIANADVLGGLAVGYAAHSAAQNSISVGFQAYSNAINSIYLGARSAAGTGALSGGAIAIGTDVTASAGNTAAIGSFARATSNYATAFGAESNAAGLRSIAVGYRANAAMLDAVAQGTSAAASAQNAVAIGFQTIASELNSVYIGSRTVAGTGATAPGAIAIGTDVTASQLHATAIGIKSAATGQAAIALGQNAAASATQAMALGAGAIADAADAVAIGTGSTATGGRAVAVGAGNRASGNGAVAIGDPNTATGNGAIAQGLDNTATGNGSVAMGNTNMVGGGGQAVGTAGTAAQGAVGIGYQNQASGQGAVALGSTSRALAAGALAFGDTATANTDQSIALGSNASATGGSAIAIGRISSANGTNATALGAGAAANANTALALGNSAAANNVGDVALGAGSTTAAAVATPSVTIGGTTYNFAGIAPTSTVSVGSGSNQRTVTNVAAGRLDGASTDAVNGSQLFATNQAVAAIAASTPTHYYSVNDSGAPTGNYNNDGATGINALAAGVQSVATGNNSAAVGVTSSALADGAFVFGNNSTASGVNSLSLGTSAVANAVNAIAVGTQTLASGIGATALGTLAQASGNLGVAVGTQAEASGPEGVAVGNQTRASAANATALGNQITAAAEGSVAIGANTGLAVDAASINGVAIGTSAKVANAPSGIALGDSANASAANAVAIGRGSAAAAADALAIGRDTRADAAEAVAIGTASVATGGRAVAIGSGNVANGDGAVAIGDPNTATGNGAIAQGLDNTATGNGSVAMGNTNRVGGGGQAVGTPGTAAAGAVGIGFQNTVVGQGSVALGHTSRALAAGAVAFGDSAAANNARDVALGSGSTTEAAVATTGATIAGTAYTFAGTTPASTVGVGTAGAERTITHVAAGRISDTSTDAINGSQLYATHRAVDAVAATANAGWNLSAQGANASNVAPGEAVDLNNTDGNIVVSKTAASDNVSFDLANDIAVDSVTAGNTVVNTNGLTINGGPSVTVGGIDAGGLVIRNLAPGVAPTDAVNVSQLTDATNAVRTHYYSVNDNGVASGNYANDGASGLNALAAGTNASATVAGGTAVGNGAVAGAQAGDVALGAGSVTSTVVATAGDTIDGVNYGYAGIAPTSTVSIGAAGAERTLTHVAAGRVSDTSTDAINGSQLFATNRAVGALGVNLDQLGASAAASLGGTSVYNPVTHTLTAGLSVGGNTYTNVQDALTQVNNSANAGWNIAAGGAGGNIAPGETLTVAAGSNATVAYDDASGTLTVGVVPNPSFNSVVVGNTTITNNGLSIVGGPSITNVGINAGGTTITNVAAGVNGGDAVNVDQLNQAISSGTAHYYSVNDGGVQGGNYANNGATATGAIASGVNASATAGNAVAIGAGATAGDANSVALGAGSTTAAAVGTASATIAGTTYNFAGAAPVGTVSVGSVGAERTLTNVAAGRLSDTSTDAVNGSQLHATNQAVNVLDGRVTKVEGDLSNLSTTIGGFDGRITQVEGNVANLTTTVNSFDGRISNVQNGGDGMFQVSQEGPIAKPKPTGTNSSAGGNGASAGGNNALAVGNQSNASGNGSTALGTGATATHANSVALGTNSTTTVGAQSNYNAAFVGNSTSSGEVNVGGRTVTGVAPGIAGTDAVNVSQLNSGVNYAIDQSKAYTDARFQKFDNDVWTLRRDMRAGTSSAMAMAGLPQAYLPGKSMLAIAAGGYQGEYGMAVGLSGITENGRWVYKAQASGNTARDWGFSVGAGIQW